In a single window of the Candidatus Poribacteria bacterium genome:
- the rpmB gene encoding 50S ribosomal protein L28, with the protein MSRVCTICSKRPMTGNQISKSRRHTKRRWLPNLQRVRVQTAEGPRRIRVCTNCLRSGKVSKVISRMPAPV; encoded by the coding sequence ATGTCACGAGTCTGTACTATCTGTAGCAAACGTCCGATGACAGGCAACCAGATTAGTAAATCACGGCGGCATACAAAGCGGCGTTGGTTGCCGAATCTGCAACGGGTCCGGGTTCAAACTGCGGAAGGACCGAGACGGATTCGGGTTTGCACAAATTGTCTACGGAGCGGAAAAGTCAGTAAAGTTATTTCAAGGATGCCAGCACCGGTATAG
- a CDS encoding Uma2 family endonuclease, translating to MAARGAQTYLTSEEYIALERKAIPDAETVRSEYINGEIINMPGASFPHNLITMNISARLHANLQGTGCAVFANDMRISIPTAKSYFYPDVGVVCEEPRFEDDVFDTLLNPIVVIEVLSPSTEVYDRGEKFAHYRQLPSLQEYVLVAQDQIFVEHYRRQEKQWIFTDFEKHNEILPLPSIQCELPLQEIYERVTFLE from the coding sequence ATGGCAGCGAGAGGGGCCCAAACATACCTCACATCAGAAGAATACATCGCTTTAGAACGCAAGGCAATTCCTGACGCTGAAACGGTTAGAAGCGAATATATTAATGGGGAAATTATCAATATGCCCGGAGCAAGTTTTCCGCATAATCTGATAACGATGAACATTTCTGCAAGATTGCATGCGAACTTGCAAGGCACGGGGTGTGCTGTTTTCGCGAATGACATGCGTATCAGCATTCCCACAGCAAAATCCTATTTTTATCCTGATGTCGGTGTCGTCTGTGAGGAACCCCGTTTTGAAGACGATGTCTTTGACACGCTCCTGAACCCGATTGTCGTTATAGAGGTGCTTTCACCCTCAACCGAAGTGTATGATAGAGGTGAAAAATTCGCCCACTATCGCCAACTCCCATCATTGCAGGAATACGTTCTCGTCGCCCAAGACCAGATTTTTGTGGAACACTACCGCCGCCAAGAAAAGCAGTGGATTTTTACCGATTTTGAAAAACATAACGAGATTCTGCCGCTTCCTTCCATCCAGTGCGAATTACCCTTGCAGGAAATTTACGAACGCGTTACATTCCTTGAATAG
- a CDS encoding ferredoxin family protein produces MTYVICEPCIDVKDSACVDVCPVDCIHPLPDADEFEETNQLYIDPEECIDCGVCEPECPVEAIFMEEDVPEEWDEFIEINAEYFE; encoded by the coding sequence ATGACGTATGTGATTTGTGAACCATGTATCGACGTTAAGGACAGTGCATGCGTTGATGTATGCCCAGTGGACTGCATTCATCCCCTACCCGATGCTGACGAGTTTGAGGAAACCAATCAGCTCTACATCGACCCGGAAGAGTGCATCGATTGTGGTGTATGTGAGCCTGAATGCCCCGTCGAAGCCATCTTTATGGAAGAAGATGTTCCCGAAGAATGGGACGAGTTCATTGAGATCAATGCGGAGTACTTTGAATAA
- a CDS encoding glycosyltransferase family 4 protein yields MYCGTCIHDNMVATVLKKQGHNVSLIPTYTPTRTDEANVSLNRVFFGGINVYLQQKLSLFRHTPWTLDKLLDNPTLLNGLARFSSSTDARDLGQLTVSMLSAEQGHQSKELAKLVKWLAEENKPDIVYLTNSMLVGFTREIKKALDVPVICALQGEDIFLQDIIEPYKSEALALLRERAIDPDGFVAPCRYYAQFMADTYLNVPIDKIDVVPLGLNIDGHGVPVQKAEPPPFIIGYLARICPEKGLHILIDAFRLVAEALGADNVQLHVAGYLGKKDEPYLEELVNQIQAWDLSDSFVHHGEVTRTQKIDFLNRLHVFSVPTVYRESKGLSIIESLANGVPVVQPRHGAFPEMIDATEGGVLVEPESSEAVATGIIELLGDTDRREHLGETGKINVHQNFNDTIIAEQLLKVFEKYT; encoded by the coding sequence ATGTACTGCGGAACCTGTATCCATGACAACATGGTAGCCACTGTCCTGAAAAAACAAGGACATAACGTTTCCCTGATTCCAACTTATACGCCTACACGAACAGACGAGGCAAATGTGAGTTTGAACCGCGTCTTTTTCGGTGGGATTAACGTCTATCTGCAACAGAAACTCTCCTTATTTAGACACACGCCGTGGACCTTAGATAAACTACTCGACAATCCCACGCTATTGAATGGATTGGCGCGATTTAGTAGCTCGACAGACGCTCGAGATCTTGGGCAACTTACAGTCTCTATGCTCAGCGCAGAGCAGGGGCACCAAAGCAAGGAATTAGCGAAATTAGTCAAATGGCTCGCTGAAGAGAATAAACCGGATATTGTCTACCTCACGAATTCCATGCTTGTTGGTTTCACAAGAGAAATTAAAAAGGCGTTAGATGTACCGGTTATCTGTGCGCTCCAAGGCGAAGATATTTTTCTCCAAGATATTATCGAGCCTTACAAATCAGAGGCGTTAGCTCTCCTTCGAGAACGTGCTATAGATCCAGATGGCTTTGTGGCACCTTGTCGTTACTACGCACAGTTTATGGCAGATACCTACCTTAACGTACCGATTGATAAGATTGACGTGGTCCCGCTCGGATTAAACATCGATGGCCACGGTGTGCCTGTCCAAAAAGCGGAACCACCGCCCTTCATTATCGGGTACTTAGCGCGTATCTGTCCTGAAAAGGGGTTACACATCTTGATAGACGCTTTCCGCCTGGTAGCGGAAGCGTTAGGTGCCGATAACGTCCAATTGCATGTTGCCGGTTACCTCGGCAAGAAAGACGAACCGTATCTTGAGGAACTTGTGAACCAGATTCAGGCATGGGATTTGTCAGACAGTTTTGTACATCACGGTGAAGTGACGCGTACGCAAAAAATTGATTTTCTCAACCGTCTCCATGTTTTTTCTGTCCCCACTGTTTACCGTGAATCCAAAGGACTGTCGATTATAGAGTCGCTTGCCAATGGTGTGCCAGTCGTCCAACCGCGGCATGGTGCGTTTCCAGAGATGATCGATGCTACCGAGGGGGGAGTCCTGGTTGAACCAGAATCTTCTGAAGCAGTCGCAACGGGTATCATCGAACTCCTTGGCGATACCGATCGGCGTGAACACCTCGGAGAAACCGGAAAAATCAATGTGCATCAGAATTTTAATGATACCATCATCGCAGAACAACTTTTGAAAGTATTTGAAAAGTATACTTAA
- the recJ gene encoding single-stranded-DNA-specific exonuclease RecJ, producing MRKPSRKKWQFNNSDFDSSLTLASEAGVSPFAAQLLINRGIKTAAAARSYLYPTLDELHSPFKLADMDKAVERIHKAISRGEKICVYGDYDTDGTTATALLLNTFRQMGVPVDYYIPNRFGEGYGLSEDTVKKIHQKNKAKLLITVDCGITSVKEVALANQLGIDVIVTDHHQPEKEQPPAYALISPKILGNEYPFTELAGVGLAFKLAQGLIDDTAFLESLLDLVALGTVVDMAPLTGENRILSRLGLAELDKRERPGVHALCEAAGHKIDTPLDGYALSFKLGPRINAAGRMDTAHKVVDLFTTDSEDVAIRIASELNQANQRRQELEKQIQDQALEIIEKEIDDDTVGIVVASDKWNKKAQGVVGIVAARLMQTFYKPAVVLAIDGDEATGSGRCIEGMSLADSFVACTELLVKHGGHEAAAGLTLKTKNIPKFRNAFNEFARETLSEDALQPKLELEFETRLSLLTLETLKELEQFEPFGKENPKPHFGTRRVKVNGTPTQMGKEKNHLRMFVNDGTVKRCAIDWGAGEKLITFRRPNMSLDIAFSPQINEWQGNRSVQLILQDWELHAEGRDMNRDVFPKLSDKSSVKLVDKRNVNKKNYLLNLLAREESCIIYVRDEEMLDLLLTKLLPESIEGIARHTEATPETEAAALLNRLETGELRTIVSSSTFSPLEAFPYVKHVVLCHLASSQDLFFKRCEPAFATAETSYLHLIYNNTDEAEMHNWISEKYPTGDELRRLYGHIRAAIQSNGTDGYPEAEILKGGFGTLAALQTGLTIFEELQFIERQGQPGNRLVKLLSGEKSDLSRSPTYLKGEWIKQTSPSFIEFQLKENIESMWERIGHEYQILS from the coding sequence ATGAGAAAACCTTCTCGCAAAAAGTGGCAATTCAACAATTCGGATTTTGATAGTAGTCTAACATTAGCATCTGAAGCAGGTGTTTCTCCGTTTGCTGCACAACTGCTTATCAATCGAGGAATAAAAACGGCTGCCGCAGCACGATCTTACCTTTACCCAACTCTTGATGAATTGCACTCCCCTTTCAAATTGGCAGATATGGACAAAGCTGTAGAACGGATACACAAGGCGATCTCTCGCGGTGAGAAAATCTGTGTCTACGGCGATTATGACACGGATGGCACGACAGCGACGGCATTACTGCTCAACACATTCCGCCAGATGGGTGTCCCCGTTGATTATTATATCCCAAATCGGTTTGGAGAAGGTTACGGATTAAGCGAAGACACTGTAAAAAAGATCCACCAGAAAAACAAAGCGAAGTTACTGATTACCGTAGACTGTGGTATAACATCGGTTAAAGAGGTCGCATTGGCGAATCAACTCGGTATAGATGTTATTGTCACGGATCACCACCAGCCAGAAAAAGAACAGCCGCCAGCATATGCTCTGATTTCACCTAAGATTCTGGGGAACGAATACCCTTTCACTGAGCTCGCAGGTGTCGGTTTAGCCTTCAAATTAGCACAGGGATTAATAGACGATACAGCGTTTCTTGAATCACTACTTGACTTGGTGGCGCTGGGTACCGTCGTGGATATGGCACCACTGACTGGAGAGAACCGTATTTTAAGCCGCTTGGGATTAGCAGAACTTGATAAACGCGAACGTCCCGGGGTTCATGCTTTGTGCGAAGCAGCAGGGCACAAAATTGACACACCGCTTGACGGATACGCCCTCTCTTTTAAGTTGGGACCCCGTATTAATGCCGCTGGACGCATGGACACCGCACATAAAGTGGTTGACCTCTTTACCACCGATTCTGAGGATGTAGCGATTCGGATTGCCTCTGAACTCAATCAGGCAAATCAGAGGCGACAAGAACTGGAAAAGCAAATTCAAGACCAAGCTTTGGAGATAATTGAAAAAGAGATAGATGATGACACCGTGGGAATTGTTGTTGCCAGCGACAAGTGGAATAAGAAAGCACAAGGTGTTGTCGGTATCGTTGCCGCCCGTTTGATGCAAACCTTCTATAAGCCTGCCGTTGTCCTTGCGATTGATGGCGATGAGGCTACCGGATCTGGACGTTGTATCGAAGGAATGAGTCTCGCTGATAGTTTCGTTGCCTGCACGGAATTGCTGGTGAAACACGGTGGACACGAAGCAGCAGCAGGGTTAACGCTCAAAACTAAAAATATTCCCAAATTCAGGAATGCTTTTAATGAATTCGCTCGTGAGACGCTCTCAGAGGACGCATTGCAACCGAAACTGGAACTTGAGTTTGAAACGCGTCTCTCACTTTTAACGTTAGAGACCCTAAAGGAACTGGAACAATTTGAACCCTTTGGAAAAGAAAATCCAAAACCCCATTTCGGTACACGACGTGTCAAAGTTAATGGGACACCTACCCAAATGGGAAAAGAGAAAAACCACCTGCGAATGTTTGTTAACGATGGCACGGTAAAACGATGCGCGATTGACTGGGGAGCAGGTGAGAAACTCATCACTTTCAGACGTCCGAATATGTCCCTCGACATCGCCTTCTCGCCCCAAATTAACGAGTGGCAAGGGAATCGTTCTGTTCAACTTATTCTTCAAGATTGGGAGCTCCACGCTGAAGGCAGGGACATGAACCGGGATGTATTTCCTAAACTCAGTGATAAATCTTCTGTCAAACTTGTTGATAAACGGAACGTTAATAAAAAGAATTACCTTTTAAACTTGCTTGCGCGAGAGGAATCTTGTATAATTTATGTACGAGACGAAGAGATGTTAGATCTCCTGCTTACAAAACTTCTACCGGAGAGCATCGAGGGAATCGCGCGGCACACTGAAGCGACACCAGAGACAGAGGCAGCAGCTTTATTGAACCGATTGGAAACCGGTGAACTACGGACAATCGTATCAAGTAGTACTTTTTCCCCTCTCGAAGCATTTCCTTATGTTAAACACGTTGTTCTTTGTCACCTTGCATCAAGCCAAGATCTCTTTTTTAAACGGTGTGAACCCGCTTTCGCAACTGCCGAGACCTCCTATCTGCATCTCATCTACAACAACACAGATGAGGCGGAGATGCACAATTGGATTTCTGAAAAATATCCTACGGGTGACGAATTGCGGCGATTGTACGGACACATACGAGCGGCTATACAATCCAATGGCACAGACGGTTATCCTGAGGCAGAGATACTGAAAGGTGGATTTGGGACTCTGGCAGCACTTCAAACTGGACTCACTATCTTTGAGGAACTACAGTTCATTGAACGGCAGGGGCAACCGGGTAATAGACTTGTAAAACTCCTATCGGGGGAGAAAAGTGACTTGTCTCGTTCACCTACCTACCTGAAAGGAGAATGGATTAAGCAGACGAGCCCTTCTTTTATAGAGTTTCAATTAAAAGAAAACATCGAATCTATGTGGGAGCGCATAGGGCATGAGTATCAAATCCTTAGTTAA
- a CDS encoding TIR domain-containing protein: protein MAKVKVFLSFEFDKDNELHHNFYAQAARGDSCHEIKDYSLKEAYKPHNDSSWLKKAKDLISRSDIVIVVTGQDAHNALGVAKEVTIAHQQCKPIFQIRPQNRTSGPVRGAGEVVPWNWKQIEAKISECLKI from the coding sequence ATGGCAAAGGTTAAGGTTTTTCTAAGTTTCGAGTTCGACAAAGATAACGAACTTCATCACAATTTCTATGCGCAAGCCGCCCGTGGGGACTCCTGCCATGAAATTAAGGATTATTCATTGAAAGAGGCATATAAACCACACAATGACAGTAGTTGGCTGAAGAAAGCAAAGGATCTAATTTCTCGTTCAGACATTGTGATTGTCGTTACAGGACAAGATGCACATAACGCACTTGGTGTTGCAAAAGAGGTGACAATCGCACATCAGCAATGTAAACCGATTTTTCAGATTCGCCCACAGAATAGGACAAGCGGTCCGGTCCGCGGGGCAGGGGAAGTGGTTCCATGGAACTGGAAACAAATTGAGGCAAAAATCTCTGAGTGCTTGAAGATATAA
- a CDS encoding extracellular solute-binding protein: MKSVRISFVFALILALAFVSASKADNHQSQSLTIVWAEWDPANYLQELSKDFTTETGIAVDVIQIPWPNFQDKVFTAFVGKSDLYDIVIGDSQWLGRNSQGENYINLTEWINENIDVDSIYGPAMTAFAEYPKGSGTYWALPAEVDAAGYVYRKDLFEDPNEMKAFQAKYGYALAPPKTYDQLRDIAEFFTRPDQDLYGIATWYSKEYDGITMGFQQVMWSFGGAYGDPDNHKVAGHINTEDAVKALDFYTDLLQFSPPDAPNYYWAETLNAYNSGKVAMAMNYFAFFPGVVDPKSNAISHDKSGFFIAPAGPKGHYISIGGQGMSISSYSKNKDIAKQYMKWFMQKPVQEKWAALGGFTPHKEVLQSDTFKTATPFNEAFAASFPYLRDFWAVPEYAELLEVCQTNWSEAISKIKSAKEALDTIARKHEEIFEDAGYYDE; this comes from the coding sequence ATGAAAAGTGTTCGCATAAGTTTTGTCTTCGCACTAATACTCGCACTCGCGTTCGTTAGTGCCTCGAAAGCGGATAACCACCAATCCCAATCCTTAACTATTGTCTGGGCAGAATGGGATCCGGCTAACTATTTGCAGGAACTCTCGAAAGACTTTACAACCGAAACAGGCATTGCTGTTGATGTGATCCAGATTCCGTGGCCCAATTTCCAAGATAAGGTCTTCACGGCTTTTGTTGGAAAAAGCGATCTCTACGACATTGTCATTGGAGATAGCCAATGGCTCGGTAGAAACTCTCAAGGCGAAAACTATATCAATCTAACGGAGTGGATTAATGAGAACATAGATGTTGATTCTATCTATGGACCCGCGATGACAGCGTTTGCTGAGTATCCAAAAGGCAGCGGAACATACTGGGCATTACCTGCGGAGGTGGATGCCGCTGGATATGTCTATCGGAAAGACTTATTTGAAGATCCAAACGAAATGAAGGCGTTCCAAGCGAAGTATGGCTACGCACTCGCTCCGCCGAAAACCTACGACCAACTCCGCGATATCGCTGAATTCTTCACGCGTCCGGATCAAGACCTATACGGTATCGCAACATGGTATAGCAAGGAATACGACGGCATTACGATGGGTTTCCAGCAGGTAATGTGGAGTTTTGGCGGTGCTTATGGCGATCCAGACAACCATAAAGTTGCCGGGCACATTAATACAGAGGATGCTGTTAAAGCCCTGGATTTTTACACAGATTTGCTCCAGTTTTCACCCCCTGATGCCCCGAACTACTATTGGGCAGAGACGCTGAATGCCTATAACTCCGGTAAGGTCGCAATGGCGATGAATTACTTCGCATTCTTCCCCGGCGTTGTAGACCCTAAATCGAATGCAATTTCGCACGATAAAAGCGGGTTCTTTATCGCCCCTGCTGGTCCGAAAGGGCATTACATCAGTATCGGTGGACAGGGCATGTCTATTTCTTCCTATTCTAAAAACAAGGATATTGCCAAACAATACATGAAATGGTTTATGCAGAAACCAGTTCAGGAGAAATGGGCAGCACTTGGAGGGTTTACACCCCACAAAGAGGTGTTGCAGTCGGACACATTTAAGACAGCAACCCCCTTTAACGAAGCTTTTGCCGCGAGCTTCCCGTACCTACGCGATTTCTGGGCGGTGCCGGAATACGCAGAACTCTTAGAAGTTTGCCAGACGAATTGGAGTGAAGCCATCTCCAAAATCAAGTCTGCAAAGGAAGCACTGGATACCATCGCACGGAAACATGAGGAAATCTTTGAGGACGCAGGCTACTACGACGAATAA
- a CDS encoding Uma2 family endonuclease: MSSLAAETLFTPEEYLASERKAIVKSEYLRGQIIAMSGASLAHARIIADIVTELNIQLRGRDCEVISNDMRVKTRPKGAYFYPDVVAFCGDPQFEDNVFDTLLNPILVIEVLSPSTEVYDRGEKFSHYQELASLREYILVSQDRARVEQYRLLKTEWAETEYRRYEDVLPLDSIGCELPLPDIYRRVPAVIS, encoded by the coding sequence ATGTCATCTCTCGCAGCGGAAACTCTCTTTACACCAGAGGAATACCTCGCTTCGGAACGAAAGGCGATAGTTAAAAGCGAATACCTTCGCGGTCAGATAATTGCAATGTCCGGAGCGAGTCTCGCACATGCTCGCATCATAGCAGATATAGTTACTGAACTTAACATCCAACTGAGAGGGCGGGATTGTGAAGTCATCAGCAACGATATGCGCGTGAAGACCCGTCCGAAAGGTGCCTATTTTTATCCGGATGTCGTTGCTTTCTGTGGGGATCCGCAATTTGAGGATAATGTCTTCGACACACTTCTCAACCCGATCCTCGTTATAGAGGTGCTTTCGCCGTCAACCGAGGTGTATGACAGAGGCGAGAAGTTTTCACACTATCAAGAACTCGCGTCTTTGCGAGAATACATCCTCGTTTCACAGGACAGGGCTCGCGTTGAACAGTATCGGCTTCTGAAAACGGAGTGGGCGGAGACGGAGTATCGGAGATATGAAGATGTGTTGCCGCTGGATTCCATCGGCTGCGAACTCCCCTTGCCGGACATCTACAGACGTGTTCCTGCAGTCATTTCATAA
- a CDS encoding bifunctional (p)ppGpp synthetase/guanosine-3',5'-bis(diphosphate) 3'-pyrophosphohydrolase, with the protein MSIKSLVNQIQAYNPDAEVELLERCYRFAQEAHEGQQRKSGEPYFTHCVKTAEILAELRLDTHTICAGLMHDVLEDTGITRQEMQVRFGANIANLVEGVTKIGKYKLSVASPTPDIKSTVEHRVHRKRQAETYRKLLLATAEDMRVILIKLADRLHNMETLGFLPSEKCQRVAKETLEIYAPIAHRLGLWRIMGRLEDLAFKHLYPIEYRKIADLLNQKLTEREAYCEKMVKQIREEFEKRNVFADVHGRTKHIYSIYQKIQQKGTPFSKIRDLIGLRILVKTEADCYIALGALHGKWNYHPDRLRDWIGQPKKNGYQSLHTTILDDGRPVEIQIRTYQMHKIAEDGIAAHWSYKEGLPTSQQGRSIFASYKQILEDIQETQDSPHHFVESMKLELFQDEVYVFSPKGDLFKLPAGATAIDFAYKIHTDVGHTCVGAEVNGAVAPIRRVLQNGDQVNIRTQPNGRPSRSWLSYVKTATARGKINHWFREKDRAGALELGKQLLTAELRGSYLNARDYLNSPKLHDVAKQLKLKNLEELFVRIGNGDESATQVVNLLKPEVPKSETEFPEDTHRRRKPESPPAVQLENDIDLGMIRIMKCCNPIPGDQVVGYLTRGRGVSVHRAGCIRILDEPERLLTVNWSEKSSSENGNHPPSVYPVKILVECNDRPGMLGEITTAIAQYKVNIRSGKFEPSAVHHDAEASDNLTIDVTGAEQLDAVMQAIRGLKGVQRVTRES; encoded by the coding sequence ATGAGTATCAAATCCTTAGTTAATCAAATTCAAGCATATAATCCGGATGCAGAGGTTGAACTTCTGGAGCGTTGCTACCGTTTTGCGCAAGAGGCACATGAGGGGCAACAGCGAAAATCAGGAGAACCTTACTTCACGCATTGCGTCAAAACCGCTGAGATACTCGCCGAACTCCGACTGGATACACACACAATTTGTGCCGGACTCATGCACGATGTCCTCGAAGATACAGGTATCACACGTCAAGAGATGCAAGTTCGGTTCGGCGCCAATATCGCCAATCTTGTCGAGGGTGTCACAAAGATCGGTAAGTACAAGCTCAGTGTCGCCTCCCCAACTCCAGATATTAAAAGCACAGTCGAACATCGCGTCCATCGGAAACGCCAAGCCGAAACCTACCGGAAACTCCTGTTAGCGACAGCAGAAGACATGCGGGTCATCCTGATTAAACTCGCGGACCGACTGCATAACATGGAAACACTGGGGTTTCTCCCAAGTGAGAAATGCCAACGCGTCGCAAAGGAAACGCTGGAAATTTATGCCCCGATCGCACACCGATTGGGGCTTTGGCGTATTATGGGCCGCCTCGAAGACCTCGCGTTCAAACATCTTTATCCTATCGAATACCGAAAAATTGCCGACCTCCTGAACCAGAAACTCACTGAGCGAGAGGCGTATTGCGAGAAGATGGTTAAACAAATTCGTGAAGAATTCGAAAAACGGAACGTTTTCGCCGATGTCCACGGTAGAACGAAGCATATCTATAGCATTTACCAGAAGATACAACAGAAAGGAACACCCTTCAGCAAAATCCGAGACTTAATCGGGCTGCGAATCCTCGTCAAAACTGAGGCGGATTGCTACATCGCGCTCGGTGCACTCCATGGTAAATGGAATTACCATCCTGACCGACTTCGAGATTGGATTGGGCAGCCGAAGAAGAACGGATACCAATCACTTCATACCACGATTCTTGATGATGGCAGACCTGTTGAAATCCAGATTCGCACATATCAGATGCATAAGATTGCTGAAGACGGCATTGCTGCGCATTGGAGTTATAAGGAGGGGTTACCGACGAGTCAACAAGGACGTTCCATTTTCGCGAGCTATAAGCAGATACTTGAAGACATACAAGAAACGCAAGACAGCCCGCATCATTTTGTCGAGTCCATGAAGTTGGAACTCTTCCAAGATGAAGTCTATGTTTTTTCGCCGAAAGGTGATCTTTTTAAGCTACCTGCTGGCGCGACCGCGATCGATTTTGCCTATAAAATTCATACGGATGTTGGGCATACATGTGTCGGAGCAGAAGTCAACGGTGCTGTCGCACCGATCCGACGTGTGCTGCAAAACGGCGACCAAGTCAATATTCGGACTCAGCCAAATGGAAGACCGAGCCGGAGCTGGTTGTCGTATGTCAAAACCGCCACGGCACGGGGTAAAATCAATCACTGGTTCCGTGAAAAAGATAGAGCTGGTGCCCTGGAGTTAGGCAAGCAACTTCTCACAGCGGAACTGCGGGGCTCCTATCTGAACGCACGGGATTATCTCAATTCCCCGAAACTTCACGATGTTGCTAAACAACTCAAACTCAAAAATCTTGAGGAACTTTTCGTCCGGATTGGTAATGGGGATGAATCTGCTACTCAGGTCGTTAATTTATTGAAACCTGAGGTGCCGAAATCAGAGACCGAATTTCCTGAAGATACTCACCGAAGGCGAAAACCAGAATCGCCACCGGCTGTTCAGCTTGAAAACGACATAGACTTAGGTATGATACGAATTATGAAGTGCTGTAACCCGATCCCTGGTGATCAAGTCGTCGGTTATCTCACTCGAGGACGCGGGGTTTCTGTCCATAGAGCCGGCTGTATCCGCATTCTTGACGAACCGGAACGACTGCTAACTGTTAATTGGAGCGAAAAATCGTCCTCCGAAAACGGAAACCATCCGCCTTCTGTTTATCCCGTCAAAATTCTCGTTGAGTGCAATGACCGCCCCGGTATGCTCGGTGAAATTACGACTGCTATTGCACAATACAAAGTGAATATCCGTTCCGGAAAATTCGAACCCTCCGCTGTCCACCATGACGCCGAAGCCTCTGATAACCTGACGATAGACGTGACAGGTGCAGAACAACTTGATGCTGTCATGCAAGCGATTCGGGGCTTAAAAGGTGTACAACGTGTCACCCGTGAGTCCTAA
- a CDS encoding RNA polymerase sigma factor: MPIGEACVPINQELTKANDAELVVAALAGNTQAFDVLVSRYRRAMLTIAQQIVRNPTDAEDVVQDAFLRAFEALPQLTDLNRFGAWLHSITRNRALRYYKSAGRYQPQEDMEPYLNRAADISAEDPAHIVERELTQQAMRDAIQELPTDYQAVIELYYWAEMPQKRMAEFLSVPLTTVKWRLHKAKELLKTILERRGYREDM, translated from the coding sequence ATGCCTATAGGCGAAGCTTGCGTGCCAATCAATCAAGAGTTAACCAAGGCAAATGATGCTGAGTTAGTCGTCGCTGCACTTGCGGGTAATACGCAAGCGTTTGATGTTTTGGTGAGTCGCTACCGTCGGGCTATGCTGACAATCGCGCAACAGATTGTGCGAAACCCCACCGATGCTGAAGATGTCGTGCAAGACGCGTTTTTGCGGGCTTTTGAAGCACTGCCACAGCTCACGGATCTGAACCGTTTTGGGGCATGGCTTCATTCAATCACTCGCAACCGTGCCTTGCGCTACTACAAGAGTGCAGGACGTTACCAACCCCAAGAAGATATGGAACCCTATTTAAATAGGGCAGCAGATATATCGGCTGAAGATCCAGCTCACATTGTGGAACGTGAATTGACACAGCAAGCGATGAGAGACGCGATTCAGGAACTACCTACCGATTATCAAGCGGTTATTGAACTTTATTATTGGGCAGAGATGCCACAAAAACGGATGGCTGAATTCCTCTCCGTGCCACTGACAACCGTGAAATGGCGACTCCATAAAGCGAAGGAACTCCTCAAAACGATTTTGGAAAGACGGGGCTATCGTGAGGATATGTGA